A single region of the Brachypodium distachyon strain Bd21 chromosome 3, Brachypodium_distachyon_v3.0, whole genome shotgun sequence genome encodes:
- the LOC100844290 gene encoding uncharacterized protein LOC100844290 isoform X1 — protein sequence MDGASAELRTKDSWGQVEMELAHSSSFKFFKMSTKITITYKRKHGLSHALTVDSVIPDPPPASSSVVTSSEAPKHRADADDSMLNEDDSATSIKNQDACKSVQQSVKENTPKAFVHGSEKEQARFLLSESLPWIQQPEISCATSLQIREACQNKLQCTNDADDPILASSSLCDLRQDGGTSSQAEDSTNPAGVNFHQGLKDTARPSQCKSRFSPLLTFHRRVKRKINLDEPAEEIYSKDIGKQCLTLTCSPASSSFNAAALHKETCGNSLDTGETVTAAETSTGLTVPAEQKSSHVLKSTLQHTVLPQCAENVNQCLIPERDGTQVSEFTSVRDISETDVRMEDSSKIPSHVIKAPEVVEVKENRHDDPLESEDSTKHIPIILLDGDTDERGKEQENPEVLDQMVNKSRFTLGKINLNCAELPQERLLNLDDLSVQRLPDQDHFGTERKQVSLPIERLFFTKEKDSIHGKQQHQEGTSTMPTLYSNFFDPTPSLNVGSLKEPSSMPSELKFRIMDKVPEFSLDLSLDSFGDSNVSALRHDKLFRGGNSSGSDLLTERLGTYSYKRRPAPWSEEELDFLWIGVRRYGINNWKAMLRDTRLRFSNSRIAEDLAKQWDKEQKKLLGVDIFQSVRASALGPAPSPHISDDYVGSSSCSGCSKSPFLAAQTKLSLSDLYLRNSHASERGHHHLSSLGRLNLHGVDKGPRNLSLGGFPTASSSYGRSSSRRRKSSKFHKSYYDSRTHRCQEAPERVSRLFPMNQQLINGLPQWLTKDVETGTSRLNPGMWPSMPAPGHSAADPHNDSLRAACMFPDDTKPYFKSWAAAIAGPNSITASDNGASSEETVSDS from the exons ATGGATGGGGCGAGTGCTGAGTTACGTACCAAAGACAGCTGGGGACAGGTTGAGATGGAATTG GCTCATTCGAGTAGtttcaaattcttcaagaTGAGCACCAAGATCACCataacctacaagaggaagcATGGTCTGTCGCACGCCCTGACAGTTGATAGTGTGATTCCTGatcctcctcctgcttctAGCAGTGTGGTTACCAGCAGTGAAGCCCCAAAGCACAGGGCGGATGCCGATGACAGCATGTTAAATGAAGATGATTCC GCTACATCAATCAAGAACCAGGATGCCTGCAAGTCAGTGCAACAAAGTGTCAAAGAAAATACACCCAAGGCATTTGTGCATGGATCAGAGAAAGAACAAGCTAGATTTCTGTTATCTGAATCATTGCCATGGATTCAGCAACCTGAGATTAGTTGTGCCACCAGCCTCCAAATAAGAGAGGCATGTCAGAATAAATTACAGTGCACCAATGATGCAGATGATCCAATTCTTGCTTCCAGTTCTTTGTGTGATCTCAGACAAGACGGCGGCACATCtagtcaagcagaagattctaCCAATCCTGCTGGAGTAAATTTTCATCAAGGGCTGAAAGATACTGCAAGACCTAGTCAATGTAAGAGCAGATTTAGTCCTCTGCTCACCTTCCATAGGCGTGTTAAAAGGAAAATTAATTTGGACGAACCAGCAGAGGAAATTTATTCAAAAGATATTGGCAAACAGTGCTTAACACTGACATGCAGCCCAGCAAGTTCGTCCTTTAATGCTGCGGCCTTGCACAAAGAAACTTGTGGCAACTCTTTGGATACTGGAGAGACG GTAACTGCAGCAGAAACTAGTACTGGACTAACTGTTCCAGCTGAACAAAAAAG TTCGCATGTATTAAAGTCTACGCTACAGCATACGGTTCTCCCACAGTGTGCTGAAAATGTAAACCAATGCTTAATTCCAGAACGTGATGGTACACAAGTGTCTGAGTTCACTAGTGTACGAGATATCAGTGAGACAGATGTGAGAATGGAGGACTCAAGCAAAATCCCATCACATGTTATTAAAGCACCCGAAGTTGTCGAAGTGAAGGAGAACAGACATG ATGATCCATTGGAATCTGAGGACTCGACAAAACATATTCCAATAATTCTTTTGGATGGTGATACTGATGAGAGGGGTAAAGAGCAGGAAAATCCAGAGGTTCTTGATCAAATGGTCAACAAAAGCAGATTTACTTTAGGGAAGATCAACCTGAATTGTGCTGAATTACCTCAAGAAAGGCTTCTTAATTTGGATGACTTGTCAGTGCAAAGGCTCCCAGATCAG GATCATTTTGGTACTGAACGAAAACAAGTCTCTCTACCAATTGAAAGGTTGTTTTTTACAAAGGAGAAAGATAGCATCCATGGTAAACAACAACATCAAGAAGGAACCTCAACCATGCCTACTCTCTACTCAAATTTCTTTGATCCTACTCCGTCATTGAATGTTGGGAGTTTGAAGGAACCAAGCAGCATGCCTTCAGAACTTAAATTCAGAATAATGGATAAGGTTCCTGAGTTCAGTTTAGACCTTAGTTTGGATAGTTTTGGGGACAGTAATGTGTCTGCCCTGAGGCACGATAAGTTGTTTCGTGGAGGCAACTCCAGTGGATCTGATTTACTGACAGAAAGACTCGGTACATACTCCTACAAAAGGCGCCCAGCTCCCTGGTCAGAAGAAGAATTAGATTTTCTATGGATTGGAGTTAGGAGGTATGGAATCAATAACTGGAAAGCAATGCTGAGGGATACACGGCTGCGGTTCTCAAACTCAAGAATAGCAGAGGATCTTGCTAAGCAATGGGATAAGGAGCAAAAGAAGCTTCTGGGTGTAGATATCTTTCAATCAGTTAGAGCATCTGCTCTAGGTCCTGCACCATCTCCACATATATCTGACGATTATGTCGGAAGCAGTTCATGCTCTGGATGTTCAAAGTCTCCATTTCTTGCAGCCCAAACTAAGCTTTCCTTGAGTGATTTGTACCTTCGGAATTCTCATGCTTCGGAAAGAGGCCATCATCACTTATCAAGCCTGGGCAGATTAAACCTTCATGGAGTTGACAAGGGGCCGAGAAATTTGTCTCTGGGAGGCTTCCCTACGGCTTCTTCCTCATATGGAAGAAGTAGCAGCAGGCGCAGAAAGTCGTCCAAATTTCACAAGTCATACTATGACAGCAGAACACATCGGTGCCAAGAAGCACCGGAAAGGGTGTCTCGGCTCTTTCCAATGAACCAACAACTAATCAACGGCCTTCCACAGTGGCTTACGAAGGATGTCGAGACCGGTACAAGCCGGCTTAACCCAGGGATGTGGCCAAGCATGCCGGCGCCAGGTCATTCCGCAGCAGATCCACATAATGATAGTCTGAGAGCTGCTTGCATGTTCCCTGATGACACGAAACCATATTTTAAAAGTTGGGCTGCTGCTATTGCAGGGCCGAATAGCATCACCGCGAGCGACAATGGTGCGTCTTCTGAAGAAACCGTATCAGACAGCTGA
- the LOC100844290 gene encoding uncharacterized protein LOC100844290 isoform X2 — protein MSTKITITYKRKHGLSHALTVDSVIPDPPPASSSVVTSSEAPKHRADADDSMLNEDDSATSIKNQDACKSVQQSVKENTPKAFVHGSEKEQARFLLSESLPWIQQPEISCATSLQIREACQNKLQCTNDADDPILASSSLCDLRQDGGTSSQAEDSTNPAGVNFHQGLKDTARPSQCKSRFSPLLTFHRRVKRKINLDEPAEEIYSKDIGKQCLTLTCSPASSSFNAAALHKETCGNSLDTGETVTAAETSTGLTVPAEQKSSHVLKSTLQHTVLPQCAENVNQCLIPERDGTQVSEFTSVRDISETDVRMEDSSKIPSHVIKAPEVVEVKENRHDDPLESEDSTKHIPIILLDGDTDERGKEQENPEVLDQMVNKSRFTLGKINLNCAELPQERLLNLDDLSVQRLPDQDHFGTERKQVSLPIERLFFTKEKDSIHGKQQHQEGTSTMPTLYSNFFDPTPSLNVGSLKEPSSMPSELKFRIMDKVPEFSLDLSLDSFGDSNVSALRHDKLFRGGNSSGSDLLTERLGTYSYKRRPAPWSEEELDFLWIGVRRYGINNWKAMLRDTRLRFSNSRIAEDLAKQWDKEQKKLLGVDIFQSVRASALGPAPSPHISDDYVGSSSCSGCSKSPFLAAQTKLSLSDLYLRNSHASERGHHHLSSLGRLNLHGVDKGPRNLSLGGFPTASSSYGRSSSRRRKSSKFHKSYYDSRTHRCQEAPERVSRLFPMNQQLINGLPQWLTKDVETGTSRLNPGMWPSMPAPGHSAADPHNDSLRAACMFPDDTKPYFKSWAAAIAGPNSITASDNGASSEETVSDS, from the exons aTGAGCACCAAGATCACCataacctacaagaggaagcATGGTCTGTCGCACGCCCTGACAGTTGATAGTGTGATTCCTGatcctcctcctgcttctAGCAGTGTGGTTACCAGCAGTGAAGCCCCAAAGCACAGGGCGGATGCCGATGACAGCATGTTAAATGAAGATGATTCC GCTACATCAATCAAGAACCAGGATGCCTGCAAGTCAGTGCAACAAAGTGTCAAAGAAAATACACCCAAGGCATTTGTGCATGGATCAGAGAAAGAACAAGCTAGATTTCTGTTATCTGAATCATTGCCATGGATTCAGCAACCTGAGATTAGTTGTGCCACCAGCCTCCAAATAAGAGAGGCATGTCAGAATAAATTACAGTGCACCAATGATGCAGATGATCCAATTCTTGCTTCCAGTTCTTTGTGTGATCTCAGACAAGACGGCGGCACATCtagtcaagcagaagattctaCCAATCCTGCTGGAGTAAATTTTCATCAAGGGCTGAAAGATACTGCAAGACCTAGTCAATGTAAGAGCAGATTTAGTCCTCTGCTCACCTTCCATAGGCGTGTTAAAAGGAAAATTAATTTGGACGAACCAGCAGAGGAAATTTATTCAAAAGATATTGGCAAACAGTGCTTAACACTGACATGCAGCCCAGCAAGTTCGTCCTTTAATGCTGCGGCCTTGCACAAAGAAACTTGTGGCAACTCTTTGGATACTGGAGAGACG GTAACTGCAGCAGAAACTAGTACTGGACTAACTGTTCCAGCTGAACAAAAAAG TTCGCATGTATTAAAGTCTACGCTACAGCATACGGTTCTCCCACAGTGTGCTGAAAATGTAAACCAATGCTTAATTCCAGAACGTGATGGTACACAAGTGTCTGAGTTCACTAGTGTACGAGATATCAGTGAGACAGATGTGAGAATGGAGGACTCAAGCAAAATCCCATCACATGTTATTAAAGCACCCGAAGTTGTCGAAGTGAAGGAGAACAGACATG ATGATCCATTGGAATCTGAGGACTCGACAAAACATATTCCAATAATTCTTTTGGATGGTGATACTGATGAGAGGGGTAAAGAGCAGGAAAATCCAGAGGTTCTTGATCAAATGGTCAACAAAAGCAGATTTACTTTAGGGAAGATCAACCTGAATTGTGCTGAATTACCTCAAGAAAGGCTTCTTAATTTGGATGACTTGTCAGTGCAAAGGCTCCCAGATCAG GATCATTTTGGTACTGAACGAAAACAAGTCTCTCTACCAATTGAAAGGTTGTTTTTTACAAAGGAGAAAGATAGCATCCATGGTAAACAACAACATCAAGAAGGAACCTCAACCATGCCTACTCTCTACTCAAATTTCTTTGATCCTACTCCGTCATTGAATGTTGGGAGTTTGAAGGAACCAAGCAGCATGCCTTCAGAACTTAAATTCAGAATAATGGATAAGGTTCCTGAGTTCAGTTTAGACCTTAGTTTGGATAGTTTTGGGGACAGTAATGTGTCTGCCCTGAGGCACGATAAGTTGTTTCGTGGAGGCAACTCCAGTGGATCTGATTTACTGACAGAAAGACTCGGTACATACTCCTACAAAAGGCGCCCAGCTCCCTGGTCAGAAGAAGAATTAGATTTTCTATGGATTGGAGTTAGGAGGTATGGAATCAATAACTGGAAAGCAATGCTGAGGGATACACGGCTGCGGTTCTCAAACTCAAGAATAGCAGAGGATCTTGCTAAGCAATGGGATAAGGAGCAAAAGAAGCTTCTGGGTGTAGATATCTTTCAATCAGTTAGAGCATCTGCTCTAGGTCCTGCACCATCTCCACATATATCTGACGATTATGTCGGAAGCAGTTCATGCTCTGGATGTTCAAAGTCTCCATTTCTTGCAGCCCAAACTAAGCTTTCCTTGAGTGATTTGTACCTTCGGAATTCTCATGCTTCGGAAAGAGGCCATCATCACTTATCAAGCCTGGGCAGATTAAACCTTCATGGAGTTGACAAGGGGCCGAGAAATTTGTCTCTGGGAGGCTTCCCTACGGCTTCTTCCTCATATGGAAGAAGTAGCAGCAGGCGCAGAAAGTCGTCCAAATTTCACAAGTCATACTATGACAGCAGAACACATCGGTGCCAAGAAGCACCGGAAAGGGTGTCTCGGCTCTTTCCAATGAACCAACAACTAATCAACGGCCTTCCACAGTGGCTTACGAAGGATGTCGAGACCGGTACAAGCCGGCTTAACCCAGGGATGTGGCCAAGCATGCCGGCGCCAGGTCATTCCGCAGCAGATCCACATAATGATAGTCTGAGAGCTGCTTGCATGTTCCCTGATGACACGAAACCATATTTTAAAAGTTGGGCTGCTGCTATTGCAGGGCCGAATAGCATCACCGCGAGCGACAATGGTGCGTCTTCTGAAGAAACCGTATCAGACAGCTGA